The Palaemon carinicauda isolate YSFRI2023 chromosome 24, ASM3689809v2, whole genome shotgun sequence nucleotide sequence ttattcctttccaaacaaaactaaacaaaaaaatattccttttcaaataatattaaacaaaaattttattccttctttcctataaatatttttttttttttggtggcgatattataatcaccattttttttttttttttttgtggggatactatactccctttttttttcttttttttttttttggtggcgataatTTAATCATCATTTCTTTGGGGGGTGGGGATACTAtactcccttttttttttgtggcgataccataatcaccaattttttttttatttttttttatttatttttttattttttttttttttggtggcgatattataatcaccattttttttattttcggtggcgatattataatcactttttttttttttttttgtggggatacTATTCTccccattttattatttttatttcattttttttttggtggcgatattacaatcaccatttttcttttttggtttattttttatggCGATTTTAtaatcaccatatttttttttttttttttttttttttttttagtggtggCGATATAATCCCCagattttgtcatattttgtgttGCGGTAtaattcctctttatttttttatccAGTCCTGCCTTCTTGTCTCTTGAAAggcgaatctattcaactggctatcccatattaaatctccagtctgctcaccagaaatttccatataatataattccttcaactcgggGTGTATTTGAGAGAGACCTTCTACAAGTTGAGTAATAGcataattcttattatttaatTCCGTCTCTAGGTTCATATTTCTTTCCATCATAGCTTGATACTTCTCCTTttaaattgcaaattcgtctgcaACGGAAGTTAGATTGCTAATTTCTTCTTCCAGAGttttattcttctcgtcggccTTCACCAACATATTTCTTGTGGCTCTCTCCTCCGAGAggtctctcttcagtcgtctattctctgctttaacaccagcaatttctttccagagtttttcgagttcctcctcagccatttccagatcgcacaccgcgtctttcttaattaatagttcagtCTTCAGTTTGCTGTTCTCATCCAGGACAGTATCCAATTTAGTCCCTATTCTATAGACctcgtcgactgcagcattaagttcactttctaaagctgcCTTTTCACAAACGTTTTCGGTCTCcagtctcttgttttcagccttgacactgtccagttcagcccagagtgttcggatctctttgtcagcactttcgacgtattcctccaagtcgctcttttccaaAAGTTTCTCGTTGGCTGTTTCGAGATCTCATGTTACTCTTTCCAGCTTCTTCTCGAGTATCCTAATTTCCTCAtgggcattttctaattccttttctacGGCTACCTTGGCCAAAAactcatcacgaatttgatcgttacgagcttcagctttttctagacttacaaaaagcgactctatattcttatttgctctatGCAAATCATCAATTAAAGCGaagttaccgatgttattacaTACCTCAATTTCTCCTGCCTGAACAAATGTCTTGGCTgaaagctcctctcgaagttcatcgttttgactTTCAGC carries:
- the LOC137618470 gene encoding flagellar attachment zone protein 1-like: MTTRNVSFSTACHVVGYEFFIKVVDGFQREAKKFNEPHLDIYKTHVTDDETKEHAQLEEASQKDLSEELDGAEEGIQLFDDFFARIHQETETTNDLQRICEEVHDAEAEEIELSKDKIAISALNADLDSANKKIKGLMASLEKAESQNDELREELSAKTFVQAGEIEVCNNIGNFALIDDLHRANKNIESLFVSLEKAEARNDQIRDEFLAKVAVEKELENAHEEIRILEKKLERSDLEEYVESADKEIRTLWAELDSVKAENKRLETENVCEKAALESELNAAVDEVYRIGTKLDTVLDENSKLKTELLIKKDAVCDLEMAEEELEKLWKEIAGVKAENRRLKRDLSEERATRNMLVKADEKNKTLEEEISNLTSVADEFAI